ATTTCCAGCTACATTCCTGACGCTAATTAAGACAAGCTATTAGaacactttaatttaaaaaaataaaaataaaaaagcagtcAGGCTTACATTTTcagtaatacattttattccattaaagagtctttttttctaattgtaCACTGGAATGTTAAGATTCCCCTTCAGTAATTTAGTTAAAAATGGTCAAAACAGCCATTTTCAACCCCATATCCACACAGCCATTGCTAAATTGAATTGaagtacaaatgaaaaaaaaaaaaaagacaaaaaaaaaaaaaacaagtacatGAAAGACAAACGTTATATTAAGAATAATCATGTCGATGTACTGCGAGAATGTAAGTAAAGGATGACTGGGTGGACGAACTGCAGCAGTCGCTCCGCTCAGCTCGGATGTGCGGGGAATGGGTCGAGTGTCGGGCAGGCAGGCTGTGATCCAGctctgctactgtgtgtgtggacttcTACGgtcacaccaacacacatcacacacccGCTCCCATCTCcggtctttaaaaaaaaaaaaggccttgtGGGACGTCACATTAGGGGCTTGTGTGTTGTTTCTGGGCTGCGTTCAaagtactttttcttttttttttttaaattctgtcgCATCTCAGGGGCTGAACGTCGGGACTGAAATGGACCAGGGGGGAAACATGGCATTTCCTTTTAACAAAGTGGAGTGGTTGCAATtgtgttataaaaaaaaaaaagaaaaaaaaaaaagattgtaagACAATTCAACAGATgcaaaagtcaaatattttaCTGGTGGTTAACTTTGCCCTGCAGCTGAGAATCACTTACAAAGTCCTGCTCTTCACTGTCAAATTTCAATATCCAGATTAGTGGTAAACAATGACAAATTATACAGCACAGAACAGTAAAAAATAccaaagttaaaaataaaaaggacaatTTTGCTGATGATAACCGCAGACAGTACAGACAATATGTTTAGCAAGGAGCCATAATTTTTGCTTTTCAGCGAAGAACCAATGTTACTtctacaaaaactgaaaaaaataaaataaatcagtgttctcacaagaaagaaaaaaacaaaacaaaaaaaacaatcatctgAAGTGAGATATCAATAGAGCAAAATCACAACAGTTTAACGATTAAAGAGCGACAGGCTTATAATGATTGAGACAGCTACAATGCTGTTGTTATGGATAAGAAAatctgaagaagaaagaaaaagcaagaaCCCCGTTCAAGAATCGACGAACCATTGCGAGTGTGAAGGAGACAGTTTGTGGAGGATGCTAAACTAGCGGCGCTCATTCTTAGTGGAGACTGACACAGCGGCCCCTCGGgtccctgtcctccctctctcccacctgGCAGGGTTTTACTGATGAAGAGATGGATGCCGGCCTCTCGCGGcctcaccccccctccacccgcAGTCATCCTCTACTGTGTCTGAAGTTCTTTACAGCTCAGCTCGGCGAACACAACAGCATCAGCgtagttttctttttgtgtgggtttgttgggtttgtttttttttttgttgttttgttttttaacctgTTCAATTAACTCTATATATAGATGATCCTCTCtcatacaaacatataaatacaccACCGCTGCTCTGCTCCACCACAGGAAGAGGCTTCGTCAGAGGGCTGACGCAGTCCTGTCGATGTACACAGTCTCTGAAGTAGTATACAGGGTGGGCAGGCAAGAAATCTTCAATCTTTCTCTGTAGCATAgatttggacttttttttttttttgttggtgatttttcttttaaattttgtcgttttctcaaatattttttgttttgttttgttgtttttttttttgttgttttttttttacaggatttCATATTTGTCGACCAGGAAGGAGATTTCTGAAGAGAATCTAACGGAGCTGTCGCCGTCTACGTGAGTCACTTTGGTAAcctgggaaaaagaaaaaatgtcagttactaacatgtaagTACGAACAATACTGAGCACAATCAGCAGTGACTACAACTGTTCCTGCACATATTTACGCTTCACACAGTTTCAATCCACAACATTTTGCTCATGACATGAAAAGTTTTTTCTACAGaacatcaacatcaaacaaatttgacccactttttaaaaaaaacttaaagagTCTCAGCCTTGTTAACTTGCACAACTAAAGACCGTTTATATAAAAGGTGCGTTTTGCTTCCCCCTGTCATTTCAGACCTCAATGATCCACAGTTCACTGTGGAGGAAATGACAGACGTGTTTTAATTTAAACGTCTGTCAAAAAGTGGCCCGAGCTGTTTGGAGGTTTTATTGTCGATCATTAAATGCTCGTCGTTAACGAGAAGGTGTAGTCTGATGGACTTTCAAACATAATCAAAGGTGCAATAATGATAACGGGCTGAAacttatgattattttaatgattaatcattttttgattaaaaaaaatggaaaaaaagctCAGAATTTATATATACTAGATACTAGAGACTGGATTCTTGTGGCTGATACTCTGTAAAAATAAGAATATATTTAAAAGATATTGGATGGACTTGTGATGTATTGTTTATTCCTTACCTAACTGATTTGTTCTTggattgtttatttattctgacGCTCTCCTTCTTgttgtgtggtttgtgtttgaTCTGACTGAGACACTGATGGTGGACCGCTGGGGTCAGCACTAGAAAAGTTCTGACTTCTTCCTACTCCTTTTCAAGCATGGATTTCTTTATCTGAATTATTTACTAGGACTCTGATGtatcttcattttgttttttttgttcaaaataaACCGGACCAatcaaaaacattcaacaaCAATCAACTTatcactgcagcaggaaaatgaGTTCATTTCGAATCAGCAGTTGCAAATGATTCAGGTTCAGAAATTACGGTCTCAGAGTTGACGAAGACACAGGGACAAAGATTGACGCAGAAACCAACGACAGGTAAGACGTCTGCTCGGTCACACACCTGGATGTCGCAGTAGTTGCGCTTGGACACAAAGGACACATTGATGGGGAAGAAGTCGTTGGGCTGTCCGGCGATGCTGAACTCCAGGCTCCCGGTCTTGTTGTTGGCATCGATGACCGGTAGGCACCACTCCAGGACGTTTCGCCTGCTGTCGTGTTTGTACTCTCCGTCCAGATCTCCGATCACAGGAGCTCCCACCCCGGAtctgcagagcagcagggagacagacacacgGCAGCACATGTCTTTGTTATGGATGCATTATTTCTTCACGATGAAAAAGTACAACCCTTTAAAGCAAGATTCAACTTTCTGTccttttgtgtattttggttTCAGCCACGTCCCATTAAGTTTATAAAACTAGCGGCTTCCCAtaatatatttcaaatgttATGATAGTGTATAGGTGTGATTAAAACTAGAATATTCACCAGTGTCTTAACTCTTAATTTAGTGAGTATATATcaacaacaatgacaaacagTCACTCTGACAGGAACCGCTGCTGAGTCAGGCGGCGTGTTGTCGGTGAACTTACGGTACAGGGATGCTGATGACCACATCGTTGAGCTCGAGACTCTCTTCCTGAAGCTCGTATTCGATGTTGACATCACAGCCGGTGCCGCTCTCTGAAGGCCAGCAGTTTACTGTGAGGTAGATGAGGAGATTAGATCAGAGATCAGATTATCTGatgaaataaacagcagcagcatcattttAAACTGGATTTACTCCATGAGCTTCCAGATGAAGCACGTGCGTCAGAACGTACTGGTTATAGGTATGAGGGACTCGTCTGTGGTCTGTAGTCTCCACTTCAGCACACCGACATCGTTGTTGAGAGGGAACGACTTCTCTGGATTCTTCAGGCCGATCACCGACTCCGCTGTGAACAACTTCTTGTCCACGTTGGGATGTGTCTGAGTAGAGACGACACACGGAAACATGAAACCAGAGACGAGGGCGACAGCTTGTTTGAGTGTCAGGTTTTAGAGTCACTGTGTGATGTGCGATGTGTGTCGACCTACTTGCAGCTGCAGtcctttgttgtcattgttgttgaTAATGAGGCGAATGCGTCCGTTCTTGTCGTCCGTGACTCGGAGCGTCACCATGCCCAGCACCTCCATGTTCTGTAGGCCGCCGTCACGACCGCAGGTCAGCGAGATCTTCTCCTCCACACGCAGATGTACACTGGAGAGGAAACACATCCAAacagtatgtatgtgttatAATGTCGTGTGTATTCAGCGGTTGAGTCGAGGCTGTACGAGGTGTGAAGTGTGTTCTTCATGGAAACAACTTGCACAAAAGGTTATTCTAGGTTAAAAAGTAGAGCAGATGACAGCTAGCTATGTTAGCCGCCTCATTCACGACAGTCCAGTCCACTGCTGTGTAAATAGTTACACAGACAATGAAGACCTGCCACAGTTTACAGGATGTTTAGCTGACTCTGCTGCCTAACTTGATCTGAGCTGTGTTGGTGGAAGAGATATGATCTCTGGCTCTGAGATATGATGTCGACTGAACAGTGAGTGGATTCTACCTTCTTCGGTCTGGGGAGCTAACGCTAGTTTACAGCTGTCTGCAGGTATCAGGCTGACGACACTGCAGATTAATTAGTGAGCAGACTTTCAGTTTATCACAATGAGAGTGGGTGTTGAAGCATCTGCTACAGTGAAGCACCCTTAAATCAAGTAATCTTTGATTTTTGAACTTGATTGGAAAGTGTTGACCTCTAATGATGCCAGAACATTAATCATATAGACCATGTTGTGTCTGTACCTCTCCACGTTGACTGGTGGTGGCAGAGCCTTTGAAACATCTGAGCCTCTCTTTCCTGTGGAGGGCATGATGGTTTCACCCTCAGACTTGAGCTTGTCAACAAAGTTGTCCACCTCTTTCCCTTTAGCGCCCAGTTTCAGAGCCTTACTGGGTCCACTGGgtctgaagaagaaaaagacaagaggCTTCTTCAGTAACACATTGCATTGTATCGCAATCCAATACAAGAGCAAGCAAAGTTTAAATCAAAAGCAGCTGattggtgtgtttgtctgagccGTACCTGACTGCAGCGGGTGTGATCTTGGGTTTCTCTGGCTCGACGATGGTGTCTGTGATGATGGACCCCGAGGAGACGCTGGTCATGCCCGCGCTGCCGAAGCCGCCGAAAGCTGGCACCTTCTTTCCAGAGCGCTCAGCGTCCCTCCTagcctgctgcagctccttggctttcctcctcatctctgcctTGGCCTCTCTTTCCTGAGTCtgtgtgattaaaaaacaacaacatttcaatTATATGGTAATAATACACTGAGAAAATGACACGTTTTCACTGGTGTTTGaagatttaattatttttctacccaataaatatataaaactgtGTAACAGGATTAAACTAGTTGCTATATTCATGCTTGCAAATGGACATTGTTTGAGTATCCCCTTATTTTGTGTCTTCAATGACCCAATTTTCCCACAGTGACCGATAAACTTATCTTAACAGTGAGACCTCACCTCTCTGACAGCGCGGAAAACCTTCTCCTCGTGAGAGTCCATCTCTGTGAAGGTGCGGATCTGAGCCAGGTTGACGTTCTCCCTGTAGCCTAACGCCACGATCTCGTCGAAGGCAAAGATCAGGTCAAAACAGTGCTCCGATATCTCGCTCTCCTCCAGCACACGACAGTACTCTGGGATCTGAACAGGCGGGGAAGAGAAATGAATGTCAACCAAGTGAGCCAGagcaaacattttaacatctgggacacctgcagtgaaaaacagatgtgaactgtgaaaaagtcacaaaatgatgaaatataaaagCTTGACAACTACACTGACCATGATGCATCTGATcctgaatgaaaaaacaaacaactaaacaCTGTGAGacagtttattctttattctggATCTGGAATAAAATACTGTAAGACTTTAAGGAATGCTCCTTTTTGCTGAACTTAATGAACATTGTTTTCCGATTATTTTTGGGCCATGAACGCACCTTTCACCTATTTCTGAAAAGCTGTTTGCTTGCAACTCTAAACCTGATAAAGAAatggcagctgctgttcagtATAAATAGCAGAGCTTGAAGCTCTTTGTATTAATACGGACGTCCGGCTCTGAGCAACTGTAACGGACATTAAATAATAAGTTAACTTAATGTAATCTACCTTTTAATTAGAGACGTCCCGAGCCAATTGTAAAAATCGGTATCAGGGTTAATCCGGACATTTTAATGGATCAGTACAGACTGATTAAAACCACATCCTTTCGTTACTGTGCTCTGCTGTTTAATCcatattttattctatattcAGCCTCATAGTGTTGCAGCTCGTCTCCTTTAAAACAGACAGGCTCGACAGTGCAGCATACCACTGCATAAGCCAGTGAAAATTagcgtgtgtgaatgtgaaatattCGTTGGGTACACCGAGTTCAGACACTGAATTTAGTAAAACACACAGTCTCACTGATCTCCGATAGTAATAACCATCAGCACGCAGTGCAGAAAACATTAAGAAAGCAGATCCTCACTTTTAGCCAGTGATGCTTTCGCCGGTTGAAATAATTCCTGTTAATTCTGTGCGTTACTTCATGACAGGCATAAACTAACCACAGCTGTTGTCAGGGTGTGTGGTCTCTTTACATCACTGTCTGTActttttaaaagattatttgTGAGGGAAGAACCTCCACTCTCAAACACCACTGTACAACCGTGAACTGAGTATTTCTTTAGTTCCAACAATTCCAACAGAGTGAGACGTCTTCTCTCTAGTGGATCACGTCACCTCACTTtcatcatttcttcattttttattcaacttTTATTCATAtcaacaataatcaataattaaagcTTGAGATTGCTGGTCCATGACCTTCAGTATTCGGATCTAAATGCTAATAGAAAATAAGTTGTGTGATCTGCAGCTGCGTTACTTCAGTGTGTGAGATCAATAGACAGACACCCAATACTGAATGACTTGGATCAgggccaaaaaataaataaataaaatgaccaGGACATCCCtacttttaaatattaaatcttttttttaccGTTTTGGATTTTAATTTAAGATCTTCCATTTTCAAGATAAAGTGAGAACATACTGAACCAACTATCATTTCCCCACAGCGTGTTAATTAAAGGTGTCAATGGTTTACTAATCAAAACACCCAAATACAACCTACACAcaattttgattttctttctacCTCAAAGGAAAATCaactaaatgaaatgaaatcatcGGCAGTGCACAATAGTTTGCTGTTACATGGCAAAGATAACTTCAGGTTGTCAAGAGATTTACTTGATGGACTGATCTGTTTGAAGCACGTTAATTACTAATTAAATGGCTTCACAGGGTGAAGTTGTCtctgacagtttgttttctcttttttaaaatcttgtaAAGGTaggtgtctgtgtttgttgagcACTGCAGGACAGCATGAGTGTCATGATCAAAGCCACAtatgaagttaaaaaatattCCTCATAAATGGTTGAATCTACGCAGCAGACTACAGTCTATTTTAGGTTTTCAGGTTTCAAATGCAGATACTGTTGGATGTCTACAATCAATCTATCTACAACTGATATACCATCAATAAGCAGTGAGAGGCTGGAGGTTGCTTCAGTGCATGGTACTGTAACTCAAAGGGAGACATCTGCATCTGgtgacaggtcacagtgactgtATGTAGTGTGTGAAAAAAGCTCTCAGggattaaagcaaaaaaacaaacaactgaataCTGAATTCTCTCGTGACataccataaacacacacctggcttttcgattttttttttttgcaccatgAACTACAAGGTTAGCAGAGACAAGCCcatttatttttgactgttttaCTGATCTCTGATAAATCACGTTAGCTAACCTGAAACACCTGGTAGCGCGATTTCTAAGTCCCGTAACACATGAGCTGGTCCTGACCTCCCTGGGGCCCTAATCAAAATTCTGCTAAGGGGCCACAACCCCTCCTATCTGTGAGCTATGTACCATTTTCGAATATAAAATACTCTTTATACTATAGCTTGGCGGAATACTTGATAGttattatttacagagagaTGTGCATATTGCCCAATATGCTAAATTCAATAGTCAATGTCAATACATTGCTTTCCATCTTGAAGGAGTGCAGAGTTGTGATTAAAGCTTGACTGAGAGACTAGATAATCATTATTATGTTCGCCATATATTGTCTGGACTGGTCCCCACAGAGTTTGCTGCTGGGAAGCACGAGTTTCATTTGGTGCACATGATCACGTGTGACGCAGTTATCttttctgagctgcagtttaTAAACGCTGGGGCCCGTTGGTGTTTATCAAATGTAATAATTAGTTCCAATATAGCTTAATTTCACATTCACTTTGGTCAGCCACAAAGTCACACAACAGCCCTGGAAGTGGCTGGTGagcaagacacagacagaccaaGACACGCTCTGCTGAGCTCGGCTATCGAGACAGACAGACTACAGACAGATGCACATCATACGTTACTGTAATTTACCTGTTCCCACAATTCAgtttcatggtgtttttttttttttaatcttttttgtGAGCAGAAGGATAGTTCCACTTCATGGAAATTATAAACAAACATTGACACCCACTTTGACTTGAGGGCTAGAGAGAGTCTTGTGTAATTTGTGGGGCCCTATGCCACTTACATAGCAAGCCCATAGGGCCCCTCCCCTCACCTTTTTTCCCTGTGGATCCACACTGATCTCATACATGACCTCCCTGATATCCAACCATGGAAACCAGTCATAGCGACAGGAAACTTTAATCCCTGAGATCTTCATTTATGTtgatttaaggaaaaaaaaaggctaaaccTCTGTGATGTAATGTACAGGcatagacagaaacagaaagttaACTCCATCATTTCTTACCACACGGGAGAAGAGTCTGAGTGTCTCCAGGTCCTCCAGGATGTTGCTGTTCTTGGTGGTGATGAGGACCATGTAGAGTTTCTCGAGGGGCTGGTACACATAGCGAACACTGTCTGTTTCAACAAAGGTGTGCTGCTTCCCCGTGTTCATCAGTTTAGGGAACGCAGCCAGGAGACCCTCGATACGCGTCCGGGTCATTTCCACAAACTGCCGCGATACAATGGCCTTTCCGGCCTTGGTGCACACCGCCGCTGCCAACAGCACCTGCAGGTGGAGAGAAAAGACATCGTGAATATTACTGTGCCTTCAAACCTTCAGTTATAACACATTCACAATTTGAGTATGCAACTGTTTCCAAAACTCAAAACTAAATATTAGGTCAACAGGAACTTAATTATGTACAATGAAATGTCACCATTCATCCATAACACAGGTGTATGTGTAAATTCGGCATACTCACCACTCACTCAGAACTACCTATTCCAATAGTATTGCAGCTTGTAAAGTTGTAAATTCTCCTACTATGGTTAGTTTTGTGTAATAAAGTCTGCAGGAATGGCTGATAATGGTTGACGTTTTACTGGAATacttcctgcagcagagacaaCATATATGCCGAATTTAACAGCGCTGAGGAGCGATCCAGCAGATGTCGCGTAGTTTTAATGTTGTCTTAGTGTCTGCCACGAAGTACAAGCAACTTTGAATTGACAAAATTTTGA
The Seriola aureovittata isolate HTS-2021-v1 ecotype China chromosome 4, ASM2101889v1, whole genome shotgun sequence genome window above contains:
- the arcn1b gene encoding archain 1b, which encodes MVLLAAAVCTKAGKAIVSRQFVEMTRTRIEGLLAAFPKLMNTGKQHTFVETDSVRYVYQPLEKLYMVLITTKNSNILEDLETLRLFSRVIPEYCRVLEESEISEHCFDLIFAFDEIVALGYRENVNLAQIRTFTEMDSHEEKVFRAVRETQEREAKAEMRRKAKELQQARRDAERSGKKVPAFGGFGSAGMTSVSSGSIITDTIVEPEKPKITPAAVRPSGPSKALKLGAKGKEVDNFVDKLKSEGETIMPSTGKRGSDVSKALPPPVNVESVHLRVEEKISLTCGRDGGLQNMEVLGMVTLRVTDDKNGRIRLIINNNDNKGLQLQTHPNVDKKLFTAESVIGLKNPEKSFPLNNDVGVLKWRLQTTDESLIPITINCWPSESGTGCDVNIEYELQEESLELNDVVISIPVPSGVGAPVIGDLDGEYKHDSRRNVLEWCLPVIDANNKTGSLEFSIAGQPNDFFPINVSFVSKRNYCDIQVTKVTHVDGDSSVRFSSEISFLVDKYEIL